In a genomic window of uncultured Sphaerochaeta sp.:
- a CDS encoding transketolase, which translates to MITSEDQNRLADFAREIRKQTLYTIGNLGVGHIGGALSIVELLALLYGKQMHYDPKQPQLRDRDLLVLSKGHAGPALYATLALKGFFPLEELATLNQGGTNLPSHCDRTKTVGIDMTTGSLGQGLSAACGLAYARRVDGTMCHVYAIIGDGESQEGQNWEAAMFASHYKLDHLIAFTDNNKMQIDGLTEQIMGLGDLEAKWNSFGWFTQRVDGHDLKAMDEAIERAKAQSGKPSMIILDTIKGKGASFCEGKVTNHNMQFNLEVANAAIAELR; encoded by the coding sequence ATGATCACCTCGGAAGATCAGAACCGCCTTGCCGATTTTGCTCGAGAAATCCGCAAGCAAACCTTGTACACCATCGGAAATCTAGGGGTCGGCCACATCGGGGGAGCGCTCTCGATCGTCGAACTGCTGGCCCTCCTGTATGGCAAGCAGATGCACTACGACCCCAAGCAACCACAGCTTCGTGACCGTGACCTGCTTGTGCTCTCCAAAGGCCATGCCGGGCCGGCCCTGTACGCCACCTTGGCCCTGAAAGGCTTCTTCCCCCTGGAAGAACTGGCAACCCTCAACCAGGGAGGGACCAACCTCCCCAGCCATTGTGACCGCACCAAGACCGTGGGCATCGACATGACCACCGGCTCTCTCGGCCAAGGCCTGAGTGCTGCCTGCGGCCTTGCGTATGCACGCAGAGTCGACGGCACCATGTGCCATGTCTATGCCATCATCGGTGACGGCGAATCACAGGAAGGACAGAACTGGGAAGCGGCGATGTTCGCATCCCACTACAAGCTCGACCACCTCATCGCCTTCACCGACAACAACAAGATGCAGATCGACGGATTGACCGAGCAGATCATGGGACTGGGCGACCTTGAGGCGAAGTGGAACAGTTTCGGCTGGTTCACCCAGCGTGTCGACGGGCACGACCTGAAAGCAATGGATGAAGCCATCGAGCGAGCCAAGGCACAATCGGGCAAACCCTCGATGATCATATTGGACACCATCAAGGGCAAGGGCGCTTCGTTCTGCGAGGGGAAGGTGACCAATCACAACATGCAATTCAATCTCGAGGTTGCCAATGCGGCAATCGCGGAGCTCAGGTAA
- a CDS encoding ROK family protein, whose amino-acid sequence MQGNPLRAADLRVHNQNMVLSLIHAATPTGISQSEVVQKTGLKAPTIFRIFSSLEEEGLILPLDADAEEVVSRKGRRPVFYVVAKNARYTMGIEFWTAFLSLGVFNFQGQRIYSVMHPLKEGVKADEVIDFMVGEVNRVLTELSLPKERVIGIGVAAPGQVDLEQKRVRYYPRIEGMKDIALVDELESRLGLPVIIHNNCSALALSEYRHGGYEHDGSMFTFLLRTGVNGAFVDHDEIYVNSMNQTIETGHIPINSDGPRCSCGSRGCLQAYLQDLDPQSVAQRLALFEELDTSLRAGDLSAQRTIERAAGYLVIAMKIIMRLLSPKSFLFVCCCDTISDALCDHVRRLISEPDAFCGEIPQIFGTAYDPLLAQRGASDLVLQDFFR is encoded by the coding sequence ATGCAAGGAAACCCACTCAGGGCTGCTGATTTACGGGTACATAATCAGAATATGGTGCTCTCTCTCATCCATGCAGCAACTCCCACTGGTATCAGCCAGTCAGAGGTGGTTCAGAAAACCGGTTTGAAAGCTCCTACCATTTTCCGCATCTTCTCCTCGTTGGAGGAAGAGGGTCTCATCCTTCCCCTGGATGCGGATGCCGAGGAAGTGGTCTCCCGCAAAGGTCGCAGGCCTGTATTCTACGTGGTTGCGAAGAATGCCCGCTATACCATGGGCATTGAGTTCTGGACAGCGTTTCTCTCCCTGGGTGTCTTCAACTTCCAGGGTCAGCGCATCTATTCGGTGATGCACCCGCTCAAAGAAGGGGTGAAGGCCGACGAAGTGATCGATTTCATGGTTGGGGAAGTGAATCGCGTGCTCACTGAGCTCTCGCTTCCCAAGGAGAGAGTCATCGGAATAGGGGTGGCAGCTCCTGGTCAGGTCGACCTTGAGCAGAAGCGGGTGCGATACTATCCCAGGATCGAAGGCATGAAAGACATCGCCTTGGTGGATGAGCTGGAGAGCCGCTTGGGTCTTCCGGTCATCATCCACAATAACTGCAGTGCCCTTGCCCTCAGTGAATACCGCCATGGAGGGTATGAGCATGATGGCAGCATGTTCACCTTCCTGCTCAGGACCGGGGTGAACGGCGCCTTTGTCGACCATGATGAGATCTACGTCAACAGCATGAACCAGACCATCGAGACAGGCCACATACCGATCAACAGCGATGGGCCCAGATGCAGTTGTGGTTCACGTGGATGCCTCCAGGCCTACCTGCAGGATCTCGACCCGCAATCGGTTGCCCAACGTCTTGCTTTGTTCGAGGAGCTGGATACCAGTCTGCGGGCAGGGGATCTGAGTGCCCAACGAACCATCGAGCGGGCTGCAGGGTATCTCGTGATTGCGATGAAAATCATCATGCGCCTGCTTTCGCCCAAGAGTTTCCTCTTTGTGTGTTGCTGTGACACCATTTCGGATGCCCTTTGTGATCATGTGAGGCGCCTGATCAGTGAGCCGGATGCTTTCTGCGGGGAAATCCCCCAGATTTTCGGAACAGCCTACGACCCGTTGCTTGCCCAGCGGGGAGCCTCCGACCTCGTACTTCAGGATTTCTTCCGGTGA
- a CDS encoding fucose isomerase, which translates to MKQRVTIGVVCLARTTYDYLEARNLYTAIRTNLKTLEDVQWEFLEDLVISQEEGNAAAQLLATKHLDGLVCISGTFHLGHLVLQLKRELPVPILLWGLPELPYNGGKIRLNSVCGVNLNASNLYKSGYDDYTVIVQDEIDEDWIDAIRVIKAMKMAKIGIIGYRADGFFNVGVQDNLLFGQTGALVDHYELSEVHSYAVSDEAVAERRKQLTSTFDVSTLSEYQLDKVSQLSAKLDGFYKEKGLSALAIRCWPEFARDFGVSPCAAMSLLQSEGLILACEGDIDGALSMIAHKALGAETPFLFDFSQVDFKQDFALFWHCGVAPCNLWDGVCNRSLDTYFAGGKGVTADFVLKSGEVSVLRIDSARGGYRMFLQRGKAVPMEKLLKGTYMKVLFERPVKEVLDLVLDNGLAHHSSVVYGAYIKPLELVAKFKGWKVIE; encoded by the coding sequence GTGAAACAGAGGGTGACCATTGGGGTTGTCTGTCTTGCCAGAACAACCTATGACTATCTTGAGGCCCGCAATCTGTATACGGCCATTCGTACAAACCTGAAAACCCTTGAGGACGTGCAGTGGGAGTTCCTCGAGGATCTGGTCATCAGCCAGGAAGAGGGAAACGCTGCTGCCCAGCTGCTCGCAACCAAGCATCTTGATGGCTTGGTCTGCATATCCGGAACCTTCCATCTTGGCCACTTGGTGCTGCAGCTCAAACGGGAGCTTCCGGTACCCATCCTCTTGTGGGGTCTTCCCGAACTTCCCTACAACGGGGGAAAGATCCGGCTCAACTCGGTATGCGGGGTGAATCTCAACGCCTCCAATCTCTACAAGAGCGGTTATGACGATTACACCGTCATTGTACAGGATGAAATCGACGAGGATTGGATTGATGCCATCCGTGTCATCAAGGCGATGAAGATGGCCAAGATCGGGATCATCGGATATCGGGCTGATGGCTTTTTCAATGTCGGAGTGCAGGACAACCTGCTCTTCGGGCAGACCGGAGCTCTGGTCGACCACTATGAGTTGAGTGAGGTCCACTCCTATGCAGTAAGTGACGAGGCGGTTGCTGAGCGCAGGAAACAACTGACTTCCACCTTTGATGTTTCCACCCTCAGCGAATACCAGCTGGACAAGGTTTCCCAGCTTTCGGCAAAGCTGGATGGTTTCTACAAGGAGAAGGGGCTCAGCGCCCTTGCCATCCGCTGTTGGCCTGAGTTCGCCCGTGATTTCGGAGTATCTCCCTGTGCAGCCATGTCCCTGCTCCAGTCCGAAGGTTTGATCCTTGCGTGCGAGGGTGATATCGATGGGGCTCTCTCCATGATCGCGCACAAGGCACTTGGTGCAGAAACCCCCTTCCTCTTCGACTTCTCCCAGGTGGATTTCAAGCAGGATTTCGCCTTGTTCTGGCACTGTGGGGTAGCACCCTGCAATCTGTGGGATGGTGTATGCAACCGCAGCCTGGACACCTACTTTGCCGGAGGCAAGGGGGTGACTGCGGACTTCGTGCTCAAGAGCGGCGAGGTATCGGTGCTGCGCATCGATTCGGCCAGAGGCGGATATCGCATGTTCCTGCAACGGGGAAAAGCGGTACCCATGGAGAAGCTGCTCAAGGGCACCTATATGAAAGTGTTGTTCGAACGGCCGGTGAAAGAGGTTCTGGACCTGGTGCTGGACAATGGGCTCGCCCATCACTCCTCGGTGGTGTACGGAGCCTACATCAAGCCGCTCGAGTTGGTGGCCAAATTCAAGGGATGGAAAGTCATCGAATAG
- a CDS encoding extracellular solute-binding protein, whose amino-acid sequence MMKKTKLLAVLLMLCLMAGLSAQGQVDSGVQKEVELRWASIWVGNDSKAPAVEALVNEYNAKNEGKIKVVIEPQPDYNAYEQKVRTSLAAGQAPADIFTIKFNPTTATFYQSNLLMDFSKVMSSTWKQTFDAGSLEQSTVDGMMKSLPMETAILPIWYNMDAFAQAGVKTLPATLDEMWAAFDKLKAAGITPASQMTGDTNAWTSMIWFSHFAVSLGGTNVWDKPFTDPAFVEAAKLTKRMITEYSTSDAVGLGAGGSGGHFLAGRTAVFSNGPWYAGRADLAATPFFGSIKIAGLPAAGSTKDFMISRLQANICAAATKDKAKEAAILDFMQYLTSPASIARIAETSGAMFAIKTDYRPVKALQKQFYDVASAAKTTAFDLEAALGAEVTLEFAQQLGALALGRISAEEFCALVDRKIER is encoded by the coding sequence ATGATGAAAAAAACTAAACTTCTTGCAGTGCTGTTGATGCTCTGCCTGATGGCGGGACTGAGTGCACAAGGACAGGTGGACAGTGGCGTTCAGAAGGAAGTTGAACTGCGCTGGGCCAGCATCTGGGTCGGAAACGACAGCAAGGCACCGGCAGTGGAAGCCTTGGTGAACGAGTACAATGCCAAGAACGAGGGCAAGATCAAAGTGGTCATCGAGCCACAGCCCGACTACAATGCCTACGAGCAGAAAGTGCGTACCAGCCTTGCCGCCGGTCAGGCTCCTGCCGACATCTTCACGATCAAATTCAACCCGACCACCGCTACGTTCTACCAGTCGAACCTGCTTATGGATTTCTCGAAAGTGATGAGCAGCACCTGGAAGCAGACCTTTGACGCCGGTTCGCTGGAGCAGTCCACCGTTGATGGCATGATGAAGTCACTTCCCATGGAAACCGCCATTCTTCCCATCTGGTACAACATGGATGCTTTTGCCCAGGCTGGGGTGAAGACCCTTCCTGCAACCCTTGATGAGATGTGGGCTGCCTTCGACAAGCTCAAGGCTGCCGGCATCACCCCTGCAAGCCAGATGACCGGTGACACGAATGCCTGGACGAGCATGATCTGGTTCAGCCATTTCGCAGTCTCCCTCGGTGGCACCAATGTGTGGGACAAGCCCTTCACCGATCCCGCGTTCGTGGAAGCGGCAAAGCTGACCAAGCGCATGATCACCGAGTACTCCACCAGTGATGCAGTCGGCCTGGGAGCCGGTGGAAGTGGCGGACATTTCCTTGCAGGACGCACTGCAGTGTTCTCCAACGGACCTTGGTATGCTGGTCGTGCTGACCTTGCCGCCACCCCGTTCTTCGGTTCCATCAAGATCGCCGGACTTCCCGCTGCCGGAAGCACCAAGGATTTCATGATCAGCCGCCTGCAGGCCAACATCTGTGCCGCAGCGACCAAGGACAAGGCCAAGGAAGCCGCCATCCTCGATTTCATGCAGTACCTGACCAGCCCTGCCTCCATTGCAAGGATTGCTGAGACCAGTGGTGCGATGTTCGCCATCAAGACCGACTATCGCCCGGTCAAGGCTCTGCAGAAGCAGTTCTATGACGTAGCCTCCGCTGCCAAGACCACCGCTTTTGACCTCGAAGCTGCCTTGGGTGCTGAAGTGACACTGGAATTTGCCCAGCAACTGGGAGCTCTCGCTCTTGGCCGCATCAGCGCAGAGGAGTTCTGTGCTCTGGTCGACCGAAAGATTGAACGCTGA
- a CDS encoding sugar ABC transporter permease codes for MQAVGTQRSRVWGARALFLFPVLLLFFFFFLYPFVFTIVTSFTSWRGIGSMKFNGLANYQKLLGDPTFRKALGNNVIWALSQGFIQVPLACLVAMILVRKPKGWRMLRTVYYLPNVISTVALAMVWVAIYNVEGPLNAILSSLFGMEKHNWLGNPDTALFAVIFQTVIYIGYFMIILLASAMNIPRSLYEAAQIDGASTFQQERHITLPMLRGSLITTMTLAMAYGMRHFESTFLMTGGGPAYATTTMGIDLYLKMDALRYSEASTAGVFLIVMGTLVITLLRKIFGSSDPMSEMAQ; via the coding sequence ATGCAAGCTGTTGGAACACAACGAAGTCGAGTCTGGGGTGCGAGGGCCTTGTTCCTGTTCCCTGTCTTGCTCTTGTTCTTCTTTTTCTTTCTCTATCCCTTTGTCTTTACGATTGTGACCAGCTTCACCAGTTGGAGAGGCATCGGATCGATGAAGTTCAATGGCCTTGCCAACTATCAGAAACTGCTGGGTGACCCCACCTTCCGCAAGGCGTTGGGAAACAATGTCATCTGGGCGCTCTCCCAAGGGTTCATCCAGGTTCCCCTGGCCTGCCTGGTGGCCATGATCCTGGTACGCAAGCCCAAGGGGTGGAGAATGCTCAGAACCGTCTACTACCTTCCCAATGTCATCTCCACGGTAGCATTGGCAATGGTCTGGGTGGCCATCTACAATGTGGAAGGTCCGCTGAACGCCATCCTTTCCTCCCTGTTCGGAATGGAAAAGCACAACTGGCTGGGCAACCCCGATACGGCACTCTTTGCAGTCATCTTCCAGACCGTCATCTACATCGGCTATTTTATGATCATCCTCCTTGCTTCGGCAATGAACATCCCCCGCTCGCTCTATGAGGCTGCCCAGATTGATGGGGCCAGCACTTTCCAGCAGGAGAGGCACATCACCCTGCCGATGCTCCGCGGGAGCCTGATCACCACCATGACCTTGGCCATGGCCTATGGGATGCGTCACTTTGAGTCCACCTTCCTGATGACCGGTGGCGGCCCTGCGTATGCAACCACCACCATGGGTATCGATCTCTATCTGAAAATGGACGCCTTGCGCTACAGCGAGGCCAGTACGGCAGGCGTGTTTCTCATCGTGATGGGCACGCTGGTCATCACCTTGCTTCGCAAGATTTTCGGCTCCTCGGACCCGATGAGCGAAATGGCCCAATAG
- a CDS encoding carbohydrate ABC transporter permease produces the protein MKQRITGIRLVANSIKWVLLLSLLAVALLPLLWLFVSSLRTNLELQTNPFGWPKTMQWENYAKALSMASLPRLLLNSVVVASCAVILNSAVTAMGAFILARERFKGRDVLYTLLTAGVLVPVISFMVPYFSFITKTGLYNTLLALILVYTAVNIPVSIFLVTAFMKSIPRELEEASVIDGCGFLKRFTVIILPLSRSGLVTAATFCFIYSWNEFLMAMLLTSSIESRTIQLGIKFFSSQFITDYSSMYAAVIITIIPSILAYVFLHDKIIGGLTAGGVKG, from the coding sequence ATGAAACAGCGCATCACCGGCATTCGCCTGGTTGCCAATAGTATCAAATGGGTGCTTCTGCTCAGCCTGCTTGCAGTAGCCCTGCTTCCGTTGCTGTGGCTTTTTGTCAGTTCGCTGAGGACCAATCTGGAACTGCAGACCAATCCCTTCGGGTGGCCGAAGACTATGCAGTGGGAGAATTATGCCAAGGCCTTGTCCATGGCCAGCTTGCCACGGTTGCTGCTCAATTCGGTGGTGGTTGCCTCCTGTGCAGTCATCCTCAACAGCGCCGTCACCGCAATGGGTGCCTTCATTCTCGCCCGGGAACGCTTCAAAGGCCGCGATGTTCTCTATACGCTGCTCACCGCCGGTGTACTGGTCCCGGTGATCTCGTTCATGGTTCCCTACTTCTCCTTCATCACCAAGACAGGCCTCTACAACACCCTGTTGGCCCTCATCCTGGTGTACACCGCCGTGAATATTCCGGTTTCCATCTTCCTGGTAACCGCGTTCATGAAGTCCATTCCCCGCGAACTGGAGGAGGCTTCCGTAATCGATGGTTGCGGCTTTCTCAAGCGCTTCACCGTGATCATCCTTCCGCTGTCACGCAGCGGGCTCGTCACCGCCGCAACCTTCTGCTTCATCTACTCCTGGAACGAGTTCCTCATGGCAATGCTGCTCACCTCCTCGATCGAGTCGAGAACCATCCAGCTGGGCATCAAGTTCTTTTCCAGCCAGTTCATCACCGATTACAGCAGCATGTATGCAGCAGTCATCATCACCATCATTCCGAGCATCCTCGCCTATGTGTTCCTGCATGACAAGATCATCGGCGGACTCACCGCCGGTGGGGTGAAGGGGTGA
- a CDS encoding alpha-glucosidase, producing the protein MISCTRCDEKLTIQYQGIPILEHSPARSCLSLRRAEEHVDMYRGNYFIEDSVLDEQDLPLCSVTQAYQEGRGVVSLSFSGKAGTVICDLSEVEGRLQMHLSPLPQPYNRLILRLVACEDEHVWGCGEQFSHFDLRGRHFPLWTQEQGVGRNKATEITQIADRLDRAGGDYHTTFYPQPTFVSSRRYFVHAQTDGYADFDFSHPAYHELEFWDVPSCITVSTKPTLLSVVQDISALLGRQPRLPSWAYDGIIVGMQGGTATCLEKLERVHAHGMQVCGLWIQDWEGEKYTSFGKRLRWNWQWDASLYPGLDKEIARLRAQGIRVLGYINPYVLADHPLFAEAKRLDLLGKRADGSVYLVDFGEFDAAIVDFTNEKAVRWYKDVIKRELIDFGLSGWMADFGEYLPTDVILANGRSAMLEHNPWPGYWAQVNHDAIVESNKEEEVLFFMRAGSSQSLASCPMMWAGDQNVDWSEDDGLPSVITAALSLAMSGMGLHHSDIGGYTTLYGMKRSKELLLRWAEFAAFTPLMRTHEGNRPKDNWQFDSDEETLRMLAFFTSLHVRLKPYLMHVVAENAEQGIPVMRPLFLHDPDPRFYSVKDAYLLGSDLYVAPVLKPGCNEREIDLPTGEWVHLVTHASYADGKHVVASPLGQPAVFFRWGSEFSELFSSLFNTGTEQPL; encoded by the coding sequence ATGATCAGTTGTACACGATGTGACGAGAAGCTGACCATCCAGTATCAGGGGATTCCCATCCTGGAGCACTCCCCGGCACGAAGTTGCCTCTCCCTTCGCCGGGCAGAGGAACATGTGGACATGTACCGCGGCAACTACTTCATCGAGGACTCCGTGCTCGATGAGCAGGATCTTCCCCTGTGTAGTGTCACCCAAGCCTACCAAGAGGGGCGGGGAGTGGTCAGTCTTTCCTTCAGCGGAAAGGCCGGCACGGTGATTTGCGACCTCAGTGAGGTGGAAGGGAGGCTGCAGATGCACCTTTCTCCCCTCCCTCAGCCATACAACCGCCTGATTCTCAGATTGGTCGCCTGTGAGGATGAGCATGTCTGGGGCTGTGGTGAGCAGTTCTCCCATTTTGACCTTCGGGGCAGGCACTTTCCCCTTTGGACCCAGGAGCAGGGAGTGGGGAGAAACAAGGCGACGGAGATCACGCAGATCGCCGACCGTCTCGACCGTGCCGGTGGTGATTACCACACCACCTTCTATCCCCAGCCGACGTTTGTATCGAGCCGCCGGTACTTCGTGCATGCCCAGACCGATGGGTATGCCGATTTCGATTTCTCCCATCCTGCCTACCACGAACTGGAGTTCTGGGATGTCCCTTCCTGCATCACCGTTTCCACCAAGCCCACCTTGCTCTCGGTGGTACAGGATATCTCCGCGCTCCTGGGCAGGCAGCCCAGGCTCCCTTCCTGGGCGTATGACGGCATCATAGTGGGGATGCAGGGAGGAACTGCAACCTGCTTGGAGAAACTGGAGCGAGTTCATGCCCATGGGATGCAGGTCTGTGGCCTTTGGATCCAGGACTGGGAGGGGGAGAAGTATACCAGCTTCGGAAAGCGGCTCAGGTGGAACTGGCAGTGGGATGCGTCCCTCTATCCCGGCCTCGACAAGGAGATTGCCCGCCTGCGAGCGCAGGGGATACGGGTGCTGGGGTACATCAATCCCTATGTATTGGCCGACCATCCGTTGTTTGCGGAAGCGAAGCGTCTCGATCTGTTGGGCAAGCGTGCCGATGGTTCGGTGTACCTGGTTGACTTCGGCGAGTTCGATGCCGCCATCGTGGACTTTACCAATGAGAAGGCCGTGCGCTGGTACAAGGATGTGATCAAACGCGAATTGATCGACTTTGGCTTGAGCGGCTGGATGGCCGATTTCGGTGAGTATCTTCCCACCGATGTCATCTTGGCGAACGGTCGCAGTGCCATGTTGGAGCACAATCCCTGGCCCGGCTATTGGGCACAGGTCAACCATGATGCCATCGTGGAATCCAACAAGGAAGAGGAGGTCCTCTTCTTCATGCGTGCAGGGTCATCGCAAAGCCTTGCTTCCTGTCCCATGATGTGGGCCGGGGACCAGAATGTCGATTGGTCGGAGGATGATGGCTTACCCTCAGTCATAACGGCAGCCCTCTCGCTGGCTATGAGCGGGATGGGCTTGCATCACAGCGATATCGGGGGGTATACCACTCTCTATGGCATGAAAAGGTCCAAGGAGCTCTTGCTCAGGTGGGCTGAGTTTGCCGCCTTCACCCCGCTGATGCGCACCCATGAGGGTAACAGGCCGAAGGACAACTGGCAGTTCGATTCCGACGAAGAGACCCTACGGATGCTTGCATTCTTCACCTCGCTCCATGTCCGGCTCAAGCCGTACCTGATGCACGTGGTGGCAGAGAATGCCGAGCAAGGAATCCCGGTCATGCGACCGCTGTTTCTCCATGACCCGGATCCTCGCTTTTATTCGGTCAAGGATGCCTACTTGCTGGGGTCTGACCTGTATGTTGCCCCGGTGCTCAAGCCGGGTTGCAATGAGCGGGAGATCGATCTGCCCACAGGAGAGTGGGTGCACCTTGTCACCCATGCCTCCTATGCGGATGGGAAGCATGTGGTGGCATCCCCCTTGGGACAACCTGCGGTCTTCTTCCGATGGGGCAGCGAGTTCTCCGAGCTCTTCTCGTCCCTGTTCAATACAGGAACGGAACAGCCTCTTTGA
- a CDS encoding DNA/RNA non-specific endonuclease — MARRKTGTRVNKAKKRGKRLLILLAVLLVLWILTLVLAPSEAEQNPMSGSAITGLELPSFEKSELVVSHPGYTLSYDEEHEQARWVAYHLSREELYGSFERGDDFRSDPSIVTGSATLDDYRSSGYDRGHLIPAADLSFSEEAMSGSFYLSNMSPQEGQFNRGIWSKLEATVRNFADTEGAVYVVTGPVLTDGPYKTIGKNKVSVPNQYYKVILDYDEPEVKAIGFVLPNEGSGKSLESFVTTVDEVEELTGLDFFHRLDDEEEVVLEARADASLWDFSTFSASAKDREAFQEGNIPAKQAEKPSGFYSLAKNTLNTILYVVKKESVNLIEIFVPRAALKEAVPFLY, encoded by the coding sequence ATGGCGAGACGGAAAACAGGGACACGGGTGAACAAGGCAAAGAAACGGGGCAAGAGGCTCCTCATACTTCTGGCAGTCCTGCTTGTTCTGTGGATACTCACCCTGGTCCTTGCTCCCAGCGAAGCTGAGCAGAACCCAATGTCGGGATCGGCAATCACTGGGCTCGAACTCCCCTCCTTCGAAAAATCCGAACTGGTGGTATCCCACCCGGGGTACACTCTTTCCTACGATGAGGAGCACGAGCAAGCTCGTTGGGTCGCCTACCACCTGAGCCGCGAGGAGCTCTACGGCAGCTTCGAGCGGGGGGATGATTTCCGCAGCGACCCATCCATCGTCACCGGGTCGGCCACCTTGGATGACTACCGCTCAAGCGGATATGACCGGGGCCATCTCATCCCGGCAGCAGACCTTTCATTCAGTGAGGAAGCCATGAGCGGCTCCTTCTACCTAAGCAACATGAGTCCCCAGGAAGGACAGTTCAACCGCGGCATCTGGAGTAAGCTCGAGGCCACCGTCCGCAACTTTGCCGATACCGAGGGAGCTGTGTATGTGGTCACAGGCCCGGTGCTGACCGACGGTCCCTACAAGACCATCGGCAAGAACAAGGTCTCTGTCCCCAACCAGTACTACAAGGTGATTCTTGACTATGATGAGCCTGAGGTGAAAGCCATAGGGTTCGTGCTTCCCAATGAAGGTTCGGGCAAGAGCCTCGAGAGTTTTGTCACCACTGTTGATGAGGTTGAAGAGCTGACCGGCCTGGATTTCTTCCACCGTCTCGATGACGAAGAAGAGGTTGTATTGGAAGCACGTGCCGATGCTTCTCTCTGGGACTTCTCCACCTTCAGTGCCAGCGCAAAGGATCGTGAAGCCTTCCAGGAAGGCAACATCCCCGCCAAGCAGGCCGAGAAGCCCAGCGGTTTCTACTCCCTGGCCAAGAACACGCTCAACACCATCCTCTACGTGGTGAAGAAGGAGAGCGTGAACCTCATTGAGATCTTCGTTCCCCGTGCTGCGCTCAAAGAGGCTGTTCCGTTCCTGTATTGA
- a CDS encoding nitroreductase family protein, with product MNTIMESLLSRRSVRSFTDEQIKDEDLLLILEAGRLAPNGKNQETWHFTALQDPQKLRALDTLVVGTNGSFFYHAPTLILVSIQLGSAYEKEDTACALTNMMQAARALGLGSVWCNRINNNHDIDTQLSDYGIPDGYRVTGTLAVGHVKGDYPAMRKPKEGTITIIRA from the coding sequence ATGAACACAATCATGGAAAGCTTGCTCAGTCGCAGGAGCGTACGCAGTTTCACCGATGAGCAGATCAAAGATGAGGATCTGCTTCTGATTCTCGAAGCAGGAAGACTTGCTCCGAACGGAAAGAACCAGGAAACCTGGCACTTCACCGCCCTGCAGGACCCACAGAAGCTCCGCGCCCTCGATACGCTGGTCGTCGGCACCAACGGCAGTTTCTTCTACCACGCCCCTACCCTGATCCTGGTATCCATCCAGCTTGGCAGTGCGTATGAGAAGGAAGATACCGCCTGTGCGCTGACAAACATGATGCAGGCTGCCCGTGCCCTTGGCCTGGGATCGGTGTGGTGCAACCGGATCAACAACAACCACGACATCGATACGCAGCTATCCGACTACGGCATCCCCGACGGCTATCGGGTGACCGGAACGCTGGCCGTCGGCCATGTCAAAGGCGACTACCCTGCCATGCGCAAGCCCAAGGAAGGGACAATAACCATCATCCGGGCGTAA
- a CDS encoding CidA/LrgA family protein: MKYLTQLALIFGICLVGDLVSSLLPFSFPGSVISMIIVLVLLSTRALKEEHLGESADFLLRNMTFFFIPPGVGILRYAALVQSIWWQLLVVNLVSLVACFAASSYTVLLVMRMQRLIARRHHA, translated from the coding sequence ATGAAGTACCTAACCCAGCTTGCACTCATCTTCGGAATCTGTCTGGTTGGCGACCTTGTCTCAAGCCTCTTGCCCTTCTCCTTTCCCGGCAGTGTCATCAGCATGATCATTGTTCTGGTCTTGCTCTCCACCCGGGCTCTCAAGGAGGAGCACCTTGGCGAGAGTGCAGACTTCCTGCTTCGCAACATGACCTTCTTCTTCATCCCCCCTGGGGTTGGCATCCTGCGCTATGCGGCTCTGGTTCAGTCCATCTGGTGGCAGTTGCTTGTGGTGAACCTTGTCTCCTTGGTTGCCTGCTTTGCAGCAAGCAGCTATACCGTGTTGCTTGTCATGCGCATGCAGCGCCTGATAGCAAGGAGGCACCATGCTTGA